A part of Streptomyces sp. NBC_01451 genomic DNA contains:
- a CDS encoding molybdenum cofactor biosynthesis protein MoaE: MASLSDHPGEQAALEPIKLVAVREAPLSLDEVFRAVGDDSAGGTALFVGTVRNHDGGADVEALGYSCHPSAEAEMRRVAEKVVAEFPVRALAAVHRVGDLAVGDLAVVVAVSCPHRGEAFEACRKLIDDLKHEVPIWKHQTFSDGTEEWVGA, from the coding sequence ATGGCATCCCTCAGTGATCATCCCGGTGAGCAGGCAGCCCTGGAGCCCATCAAGCTCGTTGCCGTTCGGGAGGCGCCGCTCTCCCTGGACGAGGTTTTCCGGGCTGTGGGGGACGACTCCGCCGGGGGGACCGCCCTGTTCGTGGGGACCGTGCGGAATCACGACGGTGGTGCCGATGTCGAGGCGCTCGGCTATTCCTGTCACCCAAGTGCCGAGGCCGAGATGCGGCGTGTCGCCGAGAAGGTCGTCGCCGAGTTCCCGGTGCGGGCGCTCGCCGCTGTGCACCGGGTCGGGGACCTGGCAGTGGGGGACCTCGCTGTCGTGGTCGCCGTGTCCTGTCCGCACCGGGGGGAGGCCTTCGAGGCCTGCCGGAAGCTGATCGACGACCTCAAGCACGAGGTGCCCATCTGGAAGCACCAGACGTTCTCCGACGGGACCGAGGAGTGGGTCGGCGCGTAG
- a CDS encoding SDR family oxidoreductase produces the protein MSSPDPQVRAARNHSTNPALRGPVVAVTGAATGIGALLTERLAASEEIKQVVAIDERRGECAAAQWHILDVRDPAIAEKLRGADVVVHLALDLDLETDGAARTAYNVRGTQTVLTAAAAAGVHRVVLCTSAMVYGALPDNELPLAEDAELRATAEATGVGDLLEIERLARRAPRAHPGLNVTVVRPAVLVGGTDTALTRYFESPRLLVVAGSRPAWQFCHVEDLCSALEYAVLEKVDGELAVGCDGWLEQEQVEEISGIRRMELPSAVALGAAARLHRIGLTPSPAGDLAYTMYPWVVSGSRLHDAGWRPQWSNEEVLAELLEEVAGRHTLAGRRLGRKDATAAGAAGATVALLGTAALVRRARKARRRI, from the coding sequence ACGCGGGCCGGTCGTCGCGGTCACCGGTGCCGCGACGGGCATCGGAGCGCTGCTCACCGAGCGGCTCGCCGCGTCCGAGGAGATCAAGCAGGTCGTCGCCATCGACGAGCGCCGCGGCGAGTGCGCGGCGGCGCAGTGGCACATCCTCGATGTGCGTGATCCGGCCATCGCGGAGAAACTGCGGGGCGCCGATGTCGTGGTCCATCTGGCCCTCGACCTGGACCTGGAGACGGACGGGGCGGCCCGTACGGCGTACAACGTGCGCGGGACGCAGACCGTGCTGACGGCAGCCGCGGCGGCCGGGGTGCACCGGGTCGTGCTGTGCACCTCCGCGATGGTCTACGGGGCGCTGCCGGACAACGAACTGCCGCTGGCGGAGGACGCCGAACTGCGGGCGACGGCCGAGGCGACCGGGGTCGGGGACCTGCTGGAGATCGAGCGGCTCGCCCGGCGCGCACCGCGAGCACACCCCGGGCTCAATGTGACCGTTGTCCGGCCCGCGGTGCTGGTCGGCGGCACCGACACCGCCCTGACCAGGTACTTCGAGTCGCCAAGGCTGCTTGTCGTGGCCGGGTCGCGGCCCGCCTGGCAGTTCTGTCACGTCGAGGATCTGTGCAGCGCCCTGGAGTACGCGGTGCTGGAGAAGGTCGACGGCGAACTTGCCGTCGGGTGCGACGGGTGGCTGGAGCAGGAGCAGGTCGAGGAGATCAGCGGGATCCGGCGCATGGAGCTGCCGTCCGCTGTCGCGCTGGGCGCGGCCGCCCGGCTGCACCGGATCGGGCTCACGCCCTCACCGGCCGGGGATCTGGCGTACACGATGTATCCCTGGGTGGTGAGCGGGAGTCGGCTGCATGATGCCGGGTGGCGGCCCCAGTGGAGCAACGAGGAGGTTCTCGCGGAGTTGCTCGAAGAGGTCGCGGGGCGCCATACGCTGGCCGGGCGGCGGCTTGGGCGGAAGGACGCGACTGCGGCGGGGGCCGCGGGGGCGACGGTGGCGTTGCTGGGTACGGCCGCGTTGGTGCGGCGGGCTCGGAAGGCTCGGCGCCGGATCTGA